The DNA region ATATCACCCATAAAGATATGGAGATAAAGATCGATTTTAAAGATCTTGAAAACTCTTTCACTAGCACGAAAATCCTGCCTTTTTTTCACAATATCACACCTATTGATTGTGAGGAAATTCTGCCTCATAAAGCCCTTGAAACGATGCAAAAATTAGCGGCTAAATTTCATTTTAATCCACCCAAAAATAAAACATATTTTCAAAATTATGAATTTAAGGGCTATTTGCGTTATATTCTGCCACTAATCCTTTATGCCAATGAGAAAGACCCTATTTTTAGCCTTGGAAAAAGTGTGAAAGAAACGCCACTTGATAGGGAAAATAGCTTTGTTTTTATCATTAATCAAAACTCAGAAACTTATGAGGAATATGAAAATATCTTTAAAGAACTAAGTGATGACCCCATTTCTCAAAATTTGGGAGTCTATGTAAAAAAAGAGGATTTAAAACGCATCGATAAAGAATTTTACGCAAAAATTAAGGAGTATTTGAGTGAATTTATCGCAGAAATTATTAGAGTTACAAAAGAGGCGGAGGAGAAAATTTTAAAAGAAAAAGATGTTTTAGCCTTTTTGAAAGAGCATAGGGAGATTAGCTTAAAATTTAAAAAAATGTGTGATGAAGAACTAAAATATTTTAAGCAAAATCACCCTGATTTAGTGAATTCTTGGCATTATTATAAGGAATTTGAAAAGCTTTGCGAAACTTTTGCTATTAACTAAAAATTGACTAAATATTAATAAAAAATGCTAAAATACAAGGAAAAAAGGACTGCCTATGCAAACTCAACCTAGTATGTTTTTAAACAGAGAGCTTTCTTGGCTTCGCTTTAATTCTCGTGTTTTAGATCAATGTAGCAGAGATTTACCTGTGCTTGAAAGGCTTAAATTTATAGCCATTTACTGCACAAATTTAGATGAGTTTTATATGATAAGAGTGGCGGGACTTAAGCAACTTTTTAGTGCGGGAGTCAATGCAAGCAGCAGTGATGAAATGTCTCCTTTAACGCAGCTTAAAGAAATTCGTAAATATCTGCACGAAGAAAAAAAGCTTTTGGAAAAATATTTTCATCAAATTATTAATGAACTTTCAAGTGAGAATTTGTTTATCAAATCTTACGAAGAACTTAGTGGCGAACTAAAAGCTAAATGCGATGAGTATTTTTTCTCAAATATCTTCCCCGTTATCGTGCCTATCGCCGTGGATGCGACTCACCCCTTTCCGCACCTTAACAATCTTTCTTTTTCTTTGGCGGTTAAAATTTGTGATAAATCTAATCCTGAGCTGATTAAATTCGGCATGATACGCATTCCTAGAATTTTACCTCGCTTTTATGAGGTCAATTCCAACACCTATGTCCCCATAGAAAGCATAGTTAAACAACACGCACAAGAAATTTTCCCGGGCTTTAAGCTTCTTGCTTCGACTGCCTTTAGGGTTACAAGAAATGCTGACATTATCATAGAGGAAGAAGAGGCTGATGATTTTATGCTTATTTTAGAGCAAGGACTTAAACTGCGTAGAAAAGGGGCTTTTGTGCGTCTTCAAATCGAAGAAAACGCCGATACACAGATTTTAGAATTTCTTCACACTCACACGAAAATTTTTCATAAAGATGTGTATGAATACTCCACCTTGCTTAATCTCCCATCCCTTTGGCAAATCGTAGGAAATAAGGCTTTTGCGCATCTTTTAAGCCCTCTTTACACGCCAAAAACCTTGCCGCCTTTTGATGAGAATTTATCCATTTTTGAAGCCATTGATAAAGAAGATGTTTTGATAATCCAACCTTTTGAAAGCTTTGATCCTGTTTATAAATTCATAAAAGAGGCAAGTGATGATCCTGATGTGATTTCTATAAGAATCACCCTTTATAGAGTAGAAAAAAATTCAAACATCGTCCAAGCTCTAATAGACGCCGCTAGTGAGGGTAAGCAAGTAACCGTAATGGTCGAGCTAAAAGCACGCTTTGATGAAGAAAATAACCTCCACTGGGCTAAAGCCTTAGAAAATGCTGGTGCGCATGTCATTTATGGAATCACAGGTTTTAAGGTGCATGCTAAGGTTTCTCAAGTGATTCGAAAAAATGGGGATAAGCTTAAATTTTATATGCATCTTAGCACAGGTAATTATAATGCCTCAAGTGCAAAAATTTACACCGATGTGAGCTATTTTACCTCAAGAACGGAATTTGCTAAAGATACGACAAGCTTTTTTCACATACTTTCAGGCTTTAGTAAAAATCGCCGTCTAGAAAGCCTTGCAATGAGTCCCAATCAAATCAAAGAACAAATTTTAAAAATGATAAAGCTTGAAAGCGAGAAGGGGAGTGAAGGAGTTATCATCGCTAAAATGAATTCGCTAGTTGATGCTGATGTCATCGGTGCCTTATATGAAGCCTCTTGTAAAGGAGTGCAAATCGATCTAATCGTGCGTGGAATTTGCTGCCTTCGTCCCCATACAGAATATAGCAAAAATATACGCGTTAGAAGCATAGTGGGTAAATATTTAGAGCATGCTAGAATTTTTTATTTTAAACATAGTAGTCCAAATTATTTTATCTCAAGTGCAGATTGGATGCCTAGAAATTTGGAAAGAAGACTTGAGCTTATGACGCCTATTTATGATGAGCGTTCCAAAACCAAACTTGCACAATTTTTAAAGCTAGAGCTTAATGACAATGCCCTAACCTACGAGCTTAAAGAAGATGGAGAATATCACAAACTTACGCCAAAAGAAAAAGATAAAATCATCGATTCTCAACAAACCCTAGAAGAAATTGTGAGTAAAATTTACAAAACCATACAAAAAGAAAATGATGAAAGTAGAGCAACTCACCTAGCTTCCAAACTTTTCAAGGAGAATTAAAGCTCCTTGATTAAATTTTTACAAGCACAAGAAATGATCTCATAAGTTTCGTCAAAATCCCCACTATACCAAGGGTCAGGCACCTCATCATAGCCTAAATTTTTAGCAAAATCTGTCATTTTTTTGAGTTTCAATTCCACATTTTGATAACAACGCTTCACATTTCGCAAATTCATACTATCCATAACGATAATTAGCTCATTTTCATCGCACATTTTTTGCGTTAATTTTTTGCTAGTGAAATTCTTGGCTTTGATATTTTTAGCATTAAGCTTATTTTTCGTGCCTTGATGCATATTCTCGCCATTATGCTCCCCCGAAGTGCCAGCACTCGAAATTTTAAATTCGCCCTCCCTGCCCTCTTTTTCTAACAAATCCTTCATCACAAATTCAGCCATAGGGGAACGACAAATATTTCCCAAGCATACAAAAATAATTTTTTTCATCTCAAACTCCTTTAAAAACTCTATCTTACAACAAATCCCTAAATTGAAAACAAAAGCGTATTAAAAAAAATCTTTTTTAGTCGATATAGTAGCTAGAAAGGTTTGCTATGAAAAAAGATAATTTTGATGAGGGAACTCAACTAGAGGAATTTGTATCTCAAGAGGATATGGCGCACATTAAAACAGAGCTTGTAAGCTGTCCTGAGGCAAATAATTCTTTAGTAGGGACGATTACTGCTTTATCTAAAAATTATGCCAAATCTGTGCTAATCACAAATTCGGAAATGATTATAGATGAGCAAGGCTTGATTATGGACGCTTTTGTCTTTGCTGCAGCAAATTATGTCGCACAAGCCGCTGTCAATAAGGAATTTTCCGTCCTTATAAGCTCAAAGTCCTATTTTTACGCTCCCTTAAAGATGGGCGATATACTAGAGTTAGAAGCACACGCTCTTTTTGATGAAAGTTCAAAAAAAAGAAGTGTTAAAGTTGTAGGTAGGGTTAAAGAAATTAAAATGTTTGAATCAAGCATACAAATCATTTGCACCGATGATCACATCTTTAAACTTAAACGCCCACCAACTCAAGCCGTCAAGCAAGAAGAAGCTCCGCAAACTCCAGCCTCCAACATCAATCCAGAAACTATGGCAGCCTCCCTACTTGCCTCAATGGGAAAATGACTCTGGCGTCATAGGCACATCAATCCAATTTTTGGGGCATTCTTTATGATATGTCCCACTAGCATCATAATACTCCTTACAATCATCATAGTAGCGATTTGAAATGCCTCTTTCATTAACAAAACAGCCCGTTAAATTGAAAAGTACGCCTAAAATTATCATATATCGTTTCATTTTTATCCTTATTGATTTGCCTTACGCCATTTAGATGGCTCTTTAGGATTTTTAGCTTTCCAAAGACCCTTTTTTTGCTCTTTGGCTTTTATTTGCTCTAATTCATAATTCTTAGTCCAATAAGCCCAAGCATAGCCCTCACTTACCAAACGCCTCCCCACATCTTCGCCTTTTAGTGTGATACGAGCGACTATTCTATCATATCTATCTTTATCTTTATAAAAAATTGTAAGGTTTTGATTTAAAACAAGTTGTTGCAAATAAGCTTTTGACTTAGAGCCAAATTCCTGCTTTAATTCAGGTGCGTCAATACCATAAATTCGCACCCTCTCTTGTCCCCTAATGCTTAAAATATCTAAAGTATCCCCATCAATTACCCTCACAACTCTAGCTTCAAAGCTTTCATCATTTTGAGTTAAATTTTGCAAAAAAAGTGCAAATAGCACAAAAATTAAAGCTAAAAATAATTTCTTAGGACTACTTGCAAACTTTCTTAGATTTAAAATTTGTCTTATTTTCCTTCTCAAAATTTACCCTACAAATAAAAAATAATGGCATAATTTTAACAAAATTAAGGAGTAAATATGCAAGAGGTTATCGAAAATTTTAAAAAAATCTGTGCAATTCCTCATTGTAGTTTTGAAACAGAACAATTAAAAAATTTTTTAGCAAATTATGCTAAAGAAAGCGGTTTTAAGGTGCAAATTGACAAGGTTGGCAATATCCACTGCATTAAAGGAGAGCCAAAAATTTGCTTACAAAGTCATTATGATATGGTTTGTATGGGTGATGCACCTATGCTTGAGCTTTACGAGGAAAATGGCTTTTTAAAAGCTAAAAATGCCTCTTTGGGTGCAGACAATGGCATAGGCGTAGCGATAATGATGGAGGCGATGAAACGCTTTTCAAATTTAGAATGTCTCTTTACTAACGATGAAGAGGTGGGACTTTTAGGTGCTAATGGCTTAGAGTGCGAAATCAAAGCCAAAAAACTTTTAAATTTAGACCACGAGGGCGAAGATGAGATTATGATAGGTTGTGCTGGAGGGGTGGATATAAAAGCAAGTCATCATTTTAGCACACAAAAAGCATGTGGAAAGGTTTATGAGCTAGAAGCGAGAAATTTCAAGGGAGGGCATTCTGGTATTGACATCATTAAAAACCAAAAAAATGCTCTCAAAGAAATGGCAAAATTTATCACTCAAAATGAGGGTAAAATCATTTCTTTTGAGGGAGGTGAAAGAATTAATTCCATACCAAAACACGCTAAAGCTCTAATCCTTTGCGAAAAAGATTTAAGAGAAAATAAATGGATAAAATGCACTTT from Campylobacter upsaliensis includes:
- a CDS encoding M20/M25/M40 family metallo-hydrolase is translated as MQEVIENFKKICAIPHCSFETEQLKNFLANYAKESGFKVQIDKVGNIHCIKGEPKICLQSHYDMVCMGDAPMLELYEENGFLKAKNASLGADNGIGVAIMMEAMKRFSNLECLFTNDEEVGLLGANGLECEIKAKKLLNLDHEGEDEIMIGCAGGVDIKASHHFSTQKACGKVYELEARNFKGGHSGIDIIKNQKNALKEMAKFITQNEGKIISFEGGERINSIPKHAKALILCEKDLRENKWIKCTFKGEQEVQICEQSELLLSAINAFANGIRNYDTKLNIVKTSINLSLLKMQGEQIIFELFARSNVLDELQNIEFETLEFFKGYDFKVESFNFYPPWEGKESALSEEVFKALSQFVKDVKISAIHAGLECGIIEKKFPLMCASIGPNIYNPHSTDERCELSSVEKISKAVFEVLKNNQ
- a CDS encoding DUF2972 domain-containing protein, whose amino-acid sequence is MQNLLSTFKSKQAGILLNALQKANDEEFSRFVLENIDAISAWLHSEEFEKEHLQKPFPPLLNPKFLELESSRYCANLAWNLNLPLSIAGGGGGERLKLIYISPHGVGAAAFVGYLYFCDVFCQPSWNMPLDSKERYIEYFTYLSEGKYQYYGVNISEFGVKDMEKYLHLLGEDTPVIIGTRDSIGILKHCIGRNWDKHIVSFNQEFNLSHDFRDYTRHITHKDMEIKIDFKDLENSFTSTKILPFFHNITPIDCEEILPHKALETMQKLAAKFHFNPPKNKTYFQNYEFKGYLRYILPLILYANEKDPIFSLGKSVKETPLDRENSFVFIINQNSETYEEYENIFKELSDDPISQNLGVYVKKEDLKRIDKEFYAKIKEYLSEFIAEIIRVTKEAEEKILKEKDVLAFLKEHREISLKFKKMCDEELKYFKQNHPDLVNSWHYYKEFEKLCETFAIN
- a CDS encoding low molecular weight protein-tyrosine-phosphatase, coding for MKKIIFVCLGNICRSPMAEFVMKDLLEKEGREGEFKISSAGTSGEHNGENMHQGTKNKLNAKNIKAKNFTSKKLTQKMCDENELIIVMDSMNLRNVKRCYQNVELKLKKMTDFAKNLGYDEVPDPWYSGDFDETYEIISCACKNLIKEL
- a CDS encoding thermonuclease family protein, which produces MLFALFLQNLTQNDESFEARVVRVIDGDTLDILSIRGQERVRIYGIDAPELKQEFGSKSKAYLQQLVLNQNLTIFYKDKDRYDRIVARITLKGEDVGRRLVSEGYAWAYWTKNYELEQIKAKEQKKGLWKAKNPKEPSKWRKANQ
- a CDS encoding RNA degradosome polyphosphate kinase: MQTQPSMFLNRELSWLRFNSRVLDQCSRDLPVLERLKFIAIYCTNLDEFYMIRVAGLKQLFSAGVNASSSDEMSPLTQLKEIRKYLHEEKKLLEKYFHQIINELSSENLFIKSYEELSGELKAKCDEYFFSNIFPVIVPIAVDATHPFPHLNNLSFSLAVKICDKSNPELIKFGMIRIPRILPRFYEVNSNTYVPIESIVKQHAQEIFPGFKLLASTAFRVTRNADIIIEEEEADDFMLILEQGLKLRRKGAFVRLQIEENADTQILEFLHTHTKIFHKDVYEYSTLLNLPSLWQIVGNKAFAHLLSPLYTPKTLPPFDENLSIFEAIDKEDVLIIQPFESFDPVYKFIKEASDDPDVISIRITLYRVEKNSNIVQALIDAASEGKQVTVMVELKARFDEENNLHWAKALENAGAHVIYGITGFKVHAKVSQVIRKNGDKLKFYMHLSTGNYNASSAKIYTDVSYFTSRTEFAKDTTSFFHILSGFSKNRRLESLAMSPNQIKEQILKMIKLESEKGSEGVIIAKMNSLVDADVIGALYEASCKGVQIDLIVRGICCLRPHTEYSKNIRVRSIVGKYLEHARIFYFKHSSPNYFISSADWMPRNLERRLELMTPIYDERSKTKLAQFLKLELNDNALTYELKEDGEYHKLTPKEKDKIIDSQQTLEEIVSKIYKTIQKENDESRATHLASKLFKEN